The following are from one region of the Littorina saxatilis isolate snail1 linkage group LG2, US_GU_Lsax_2.0, whole genome shotgun sequence genome:
- the LOC138959444 gene encoding josephin-1-like, with protein MGIQLTHCGMDTQDLSPSEDVYHERQMKELCALHALNNLFQSGCAFTKKDLDEICNRMSPNAFINPHRNMFGLGNYDVNVIMAALQKKGYETIWFDKRKDVGVLVVDNIMGFILNTPTDYRFGFVRLPFHRKHWIAIRKVGNYYLNLDSKLESPETIGDALDLVTFLRRELRDGDKELLLVVEPGVSEAASWRRDSLTPTQHSNHIVKDNGEVMHDV; from the exons ATGGGAATTCAGCTGACACATTGTGGAATGGATACACAAGATCTCAGCCCCTCGGAAGATGTCTACCATGAACGGCAGATGAAGGAGCTGTGTGCCCTTCATGCTCTCAACAATCTCTTCCAGTCTGGTTGTGCCTTTACCAAGAAAGACCTGGATGAGATTTGTAACAG GATGTCTCCAAATGCATTTATCAACCCTCATCGCAATATGTTTGGACTTGGCAATTATGACGTGAATGTCATCATGGCTGCCTTACAGAAGAAAGGATATGAAACCATCTGGTTTGATAAACGCAA GGATGTAGGAGTGTTGGTCGTCGACAACATCATGGGTTTCATCCTCAACACGCCCACAGACTATCGCTTTGGCTTTGTTCGCCTCCCTTTTCACCGCAAGCACTGGATTGCCATTCGCAAGGTGGGCAACTATTACCTCAACCTAGACTCCAAGCTGGAGAGCCCAGAAACGATAGGTGACGCCCTAGACCTGGTGACATTTTTACGACGTGAGTTACGGGACGGTGACAAAGAGCTGCTGCTGGTGGTAGAGCCAGGAGTTTCGGAAGCTGCATCATGGCGACGAGATAGTTTGACACCAACGCAGCACAGCAACCACATTGTGAAAGACAACGGGGAAGTGATGCATGATGTATGA